Proteins co-encoded in one Cytophaga hutchinsonii ATCC 33406 genomic window:
- the asnB gene encoding asparagine synthase (glutamine-hydrolyzing), protein MCGITGIFAFNQIGAFYMINLGKSIELLAHRGPDGRGTFVEELIALGHRRLSVIDTINGRQPMHDSTDRYVLTFNGEIFNYKILREQLIQEAGYTFTTDSDTEVLLNAYIHWGEACLLKLNGFFAFAIYDKQKHEIFVARDRMGVKPLLYYKDEDKFIFASEMKAVLAYNVPKEIDWVSVQQYFTLGYIPEPDSIFKDVKKLEAGSYLLINKAGVISKKYYEIPSSTQTKHQHSFEQAAAHVKELVDASVKDRLVADVPVGAFLSGGLDSSIVVASASKHVENLHTFSVGFKGADFYDETKSAELVAKTFNTSHTTFSLSQTELADNILPCLESMSEPFGDTSSLPLFVLSKKVAPSMKVILSGDGADELFGGYNKHRAEWLIKNPNWQIRFAQLIQPVVKILPGNRNTPMGDKIRQAQKLIEGLTLTDAERYYRWCSVFSEEAHKEMFQENIADNEEYKIRKGGILHAFKKNPYDLNRILYTDLNLVLGSDMLHKVDSMSMANGLEVREPMIDYRLVEYVSTLPSSYKINKNGGKQVLKHAYKDELPAEILSKAKHGFDVPLTKIFSKELKAWILDELLSQKFIEQQHVFKWSYIKNIRNAIDKNSNLDESKIWPLITFQFWWKKFMN, encoded by the coding sequence ATGTGTGGAATTACGGGAATTTTTGCGTTTAATCAAATAGGAGCCTTCTATATGATTAATCTTGGCAAAAGTATTGAATTGCTTGCACATCGCGGGCCGGACGGCCGTGGTACATTTGTCGAAGAACTTATTGCACTTGGGCATAGACGGTTATCTGTTATTGATACGATCAATGGCCGCCAGCCTATGCATGATTCAACAGACAGATATGTCCTAACGTTTAACGGAGAAATATTTAATTATAAAATACTCAGAGAACAGCTCATTCAGGAAGCCGGTTATACCTTTACAACAGATTCTGATACGGAAGTATTGCTGAATGCCTATATACATTGGGGCGAAGCCTGCCTGCTGAAATTAAATGGTTTTTTTGCTTTTGCTATTTACGACAAACAGAAACATGAAATATTTGTAGCCAGAGACCGGATGGGTGTGAAGCCTTTGCTGTATTACAAAGATGAAGACAAATTTATTTTTGCTTCTGAAATGAAAGCTGTGCTGGCCTATAATGTTCCAAAGGAAATTGATTGGGTTTCTGTGCAGCAGTATTTTACCTTAGGCTATATTCCTGAACCGGATTCTATTTTTAAAGACGTTAAAAAACTCGAAGCCGGAAGTTATTTATTGATAAATAAGGCGGGTGTAATTTCTAAAAAATATTATGAAATACCTTCCAGTACGCAAACGAAGCATCAGCATTCATTTGAGCAGGCAGCTGCCCACGTAAAAGAACTGGTGGATGCATCTGTTAAGGACAGACTTGTTGCAGATGTACCTGTCGGCGCGTTTTTAAGCGGCGGTCTGGACTCTTCCATTGTTGTGGCAAGCGCGTCTAAACACGTTGAAAATCTACATACATTTTCAGTTGGCTTTAAAGGAGCGGATTTTTATGATGAAACGAAATCTGCTGAGCTTGTAGCAAAAACATTTAACACCAGCCATACAACTTTTTCACTCAGCCAAACAGAGCTTGCAGACAATATACTGCCTTGTCTGGAAAGCATGAGTGAACCCTTCGGAGATACATCTTCTTTGCCCTTATTTGTTTTATCAAAAAAAGTTGCACCTTCCATGAAAGTAATCCTTTCAGGAGATGGAGCCGATGAACTTTTTGGCGGCTACAACAAACACAGAGCCGAGTGGTTAATTAAAAATCCCAACTGGCAGATCCGTTTTGCTCAACTGATACAGCCTGTAGTAAAAATATTGCCGGGTAACAGGAATACACCTATGGGAGATAAGATTCGACAGGCTCAGAAATTAATCGAAGGCTTAACGTTAACAGATGCGGAAAGATACTACAGATGGTGTTCGGTATTTTCTGAAGAGGCACATAAAGAAATGTTCCAAGAAAATATTGCAGATAACGAAGAATATAAAATCAGGAAGGGTGGCATTTTACATGCGTTCAAAAAAAATCCATATGATTTGAACCGTATTTTATACACCGACCTGAATCTGGTGCTGGGCAGTGACATGCTGCATAAAGTTGACTCCATGTCTATGGCAAATGGCCTGGAGGTGCGGGAACCGATGATTGATTACCGGTTGGTAGAGTATGTTTCAACACTTCCTTCCAGTTATAAAATCAATAAAAACGGCGGCAAGCAAGTATTAAAGCACGCTTATAAAGATGAATTGCCTGCAGAAATTTTATCGAAAGCAAAACACGGATTTGATGTTCCGCTAACAAAAATATTTAGTAAGGAGTTAAAAGCGTGGATTTTAGACGAACTGCTAAGTCAGAAATTCATTGAACAGCAACACGTTTTTAAATGGAGTTATATTAAGAATATTAGAAACGCTATTGATAAAAATAGTAATTTAGATGAATCAAAGATTTGGCCACTTATTACATTTCAATTTTGGTGGAAGAAGTTTATGAACTAA
- a CDS encoding glycosyltransferase: protein MNKKHILYITYDGLTDFLGQSQVLPYILGLEEKGYRFSILSFEKPEKIDSNKHIIHALIANKNIQWYPHTYHKRFSILATLWDLHIGLRFICKLYKKDRFDGVHCRSYIPAIMGLLSKKIYRTGFIFDMRGFWADERVDGALWNLKNPVFYLVYKFFKWIEKKCLLHADYVVTLTNNSYEEMKTWKFVTGNIKFKIIPCCADLNIFSRGKLVPDEIKRYAEKIQADGKTVISYLGSIGTWYMIDEMIEFYLLFKEEFNPSVFLFITPEKESDILTVVQQYGLTKEDIRVVRAERKEVPYYLALSNYALFFIKPTYSKKSSSPTKLAEIMAMGVPVVCNGNVGDVETQVTESKAGIVLKTFNTDDYKETSKQLKTNLSAYYKKEHALDFVENNFSLKNGVQLYSEIYSELFS, encoded by the coding sequence ATGAATAAAAAGCACATACTTTATATCACATATGATGGACTTACAGATTTTTTAGGGCAGTCGCAGGTATTGCCGTATATTTTAGGCCTGGAAGAAAAAGGTTACCGATTCTCTATTTTAAGTTTTGAGAAACCAGAAAAGATTGATTCCAACAAACACATCATTCACGCACTTATTGCCAATAAAAACATTCAGTGGTATCCGCATACATATCACAAACGTTTTTCCATCCTTGCCACCCTTTGGGATCTGCACATAGGGCTTCGCTTCATTTGCAAGCTTTATAAAAAAGATAGATTCGACGGCGTTCATTGCAGAAGTTACATTCCGGCAATCATGGGGCTGCTTTCCAAAAAGATTTATCGTACAGGATTTATTTTTGATATGCGCGGCTTCTGGGCAGATGAACGGGTTGATGGAGCATTATGGAATCTGAAAAATCCTGTCTTTTATCTGGTCTATAAATTTTTTAAGTGGATTGAAAAAAAATGCCTGCTTCATGCTGATTATGTGGTTACGTTAACCAATAATAGTTACGAAGAAATGAAAACCTGGAAGTTTGTTACCGGCAATATTAAGTTTAAAATAATTCCTTGTTGTGCCGATCTGAATATTTTTTCCAGAGGGAAATTAGTGCCCGATGAAATAAAAAGATATGCGGAGAAAATACAGGCAGATGGAAAAACAGTCATATCCTATTTAGGATCCATCGGCACCTGGTATATGATCGATGAAATGATCGAGTTTTATCTGTTGTTTAAAGAGGAATTTAATCCTTCTGTATTTTTATTTATTACACCTGAAAAAGAATCAGATATTCTTACGGTTGTTCAGCAATACGGCTTAACCAAAGAAGATATTCGTGTTGTTCGGGCAGAACGCAAAGAAGTACCTTATTATTTAGCACTCAGCAATTATGCGTTGTTTTTCATAAAGCCAACCTACTCCAAAAAAAGCTCTTCGCCTACAAAGCTTGCAGAGATCATGGCTATGGGTGTTCCTGTAGTTTGTAATGGAAACGTTGGTGATGTAGAAACACAGGTTACTGAAAGTAAAGCCGGCATTGTATTAAAGACATTCAATACAGATGATTATAAAGAAACGAGCAAACAGCTTAAAACCAATTTGTCTGCATATTATAAAAAAGAGCACGCATTAGATTTTGTCGAAAATAATTTTTCTCTTAAAAATGGCGTGCAGTTATATTCTGAAATTTATTCCGAACTGTTTTCATGA
- a CDS encoding glycosyltransferase family 4 protein encodes MKQKRIVVICPHPEGVAPGQRLKYEQYFTHFRNNGIEVDVKPFMSDRFWNIVYKKGHILEKIFWTLYGYLKRICLIPLLPFYDGVYIFLNVTPFGKPLLERMYIWMNPNIIYDIDDLVFLGNTTKVNRWVSLLKRPEKYTFLMQRAKHVIVCTPYLEAFVRKYNNNVDDISSTINTEVYLPVNTYTNEKTLTIGWSGSHSTLKYFFLLKDILIELREKHTFNILVFGVHTCEDTGLQIEVVPFSEQAEVATLQRIDIGVYPLPLDEQWVYGKSGLKALQYMALGIPTIATGIAANLRVIENRKTGMLVKTKEEWLNGLETLLTDASLRRELGLAARKKVADTFSIEANKDKYLKIVVSIVR; translated from the coding sequence ATGAAACAAAAGCGCATCGTTGTAATCTGTCCGCATCCTGAAGGGGTTGCTCCCGGTCAGCGCTTGAAATACGAACAATATTTTACGCATTTCAGAAACAACGGCATAGAAGTAGATGTGAAACCGTTTATGTCAGATCGGTTTTGGAATATCGTATATAAAAAAGGACATATCCTTGAAAAAATATTCTGGACACTGTACGGATACTTAAAAAGAATATGCCTGATTCCCCTTCTGCCGTTTTATGATGGTGTATACATATTCCTGAATGTTACACCCTTTGGAAAACCGCTTCTGGAAAGGATGTATATATGGATGAATCCGAACATAATTTATGATATTGACGACCTGGTTTTTTTAGGCAATACAACAAAAGTGAACAGATGGGTGTCACTATTAAAAAGGCCTGAAAAATACACATTTCTGATGCAGCGTGCGAAGCATGTAATTGTTTGTACACCCTATCTGGAAGCGTTTGTAAGGAAGTATAACAACAATGTTGATGATATCTCTTCAACAATAAATACAGAAGTGTATCTTCCCGTAAATACTTATACTAATGAAAAAACCTTGACAATAGGTTGGTCGGGCAGCCACAGCACATTGAAATATTTTTTCCTGTTAAAAGATATATTAATCGAATTACGGGAAAAACACACATTCAACATTCTTGTTTTTGGTGTGCATACATGCGAAGATACCGGTTTGCAGATTGAGGTTGTTCCGTTTAGTGAACAGGCAGAAGTTGCGACACTGCAGCGCATTGATATAGGTGTTTATCCGCTTCCGTTAGATGAGCAATGGGTTTATGGGAAAAGCGGATTGAAGGCACTTCAATATATGGCCTTGGGAATTCCAACAATAGCTACAGGCATAGCCGCCAATTTAAGGGTTATTGAGAATCGTAAAACAGGGATGCTGGTTAAAACAAAAGAAGAATGGCTAAACGGACTTGAGACGTTATTGACCGATGCATCGTTAAGAAGAGAACTTGGACTGGCTGCCAGAAAAAAAGTAGCTGATACATTTTCTATCGAAGCCAATAAGGATAAGTATCTAAAGATTGTAGTATCAATTGTCCGCTGA
- a CDS encoding tetratricopeptide repeat protein, which produces MKKTPIVFILFLLNFICLGQADTTMLLSDKAVQIEGTDAVNDLYNFKFEKAEGYFLYLKSQHPNHPMPYFLMALSNWWKMMPYIDNNDYTNAYEKEFLYYIDQTIEKGEEQFKADDQNVEAAFFLCAAHGFKGRYFSENKGYVKAAFAGKSALHYLTYTKGKGDLNPEFLFGESIFNYYAEWIKEEYPLLKPLVGLFPKGDKAVGLAQLKECATNAFYTRIEAQYFLLRIYTNEENNSRAAYPYAKYLSENFPDNPYFQRVYARLSFELGYYAQCEKICYDINYKVNIEMPGYEVNTGRYAAYFLGRILYEKSDLEKSKFYLLKTAAFAESGNMNKMGYSLSAYYYLGMIEVKSQNYSEAEKFFLKVIDLGEDKQDNSAVYNYSYASYQLASVYEKQQNTKRAESFYKDAIKRVKKLDEKSYASTIKEITANSEAGLERLKQPKK; this is translated from the coding sequence ATGAAAAAAACACCGATAGTATTTATATTATTTCTTTTAAACTTTATTTGCCTTGGTCAGGCAGATACAACCATGCTGCTTTCAGACAAGGCTGTACAGATAGAAGGAACAGATGCTGTCAATGATTTATATAATTTCAAATTTGAAAAAGCGGAAGGTTATTTTTTATATCTGAAAAGCCAGCACCCCAATCACCCGATGCCTTATTTCTTAATGGCATTGAGTAACTGGTGGAAGATGATGCCTTATATTGACAACAATGATTACACCAATGCCTACGAAAAAGAGTTTCTTTACTACATAGATCAGACAATTGAAAAAGGCGAAGAGCAATTCAAAGCAGACGATCAAAATGTGGAAGCGGCCTTTTTCCTTTGTGCTGCGCATGGATTTAAAGGACGGTATTTTTCTGAAAATAAAGGATATGTAAAAGCTGCCTTTGCAGGCAAGAGTGCGCTGCACTACTTAACGTATACAAAAGGCAAAGGTGATCTGAATCCCGAATTTCTATTTGGCGAATCTATTTTCAATTATTATGCAGAATGGATAAAAGAAGAATATCCATTACTAAAACCATTGGTTGGACTTTTTCCAAAAGGAGATAAGGCTGTAGGGCTGGCGCAATTAAAAGAATGTGCCACTAACGCTTTTTATACGCGTATAGAGGCACAGTATTTTTTATTGAGAATCTATACCAATGAAGAAAATAATTCCAGAGCGGCGTATCCGTATGCAAAATACCTGTCAGAAAACTTTCCTGACAATCCTTATTTTCAACGGGTGTATGCACGTCTATCCTTCGAGTTAGGATATTATGCTCAGTGTGAAAAAATCTGCTACGATATTAATTATAAAGTAAATATTGAAATGCCCGGCTATGAAGTAAATACCGGAAGATATGCGGCGTATTTTTTAGGCCGCATATTATATGAAAAAAGTGATCTGGAAAAATCTAAATTTTATTTACTTAAAACCGCAGCCTTTGCAGAGTCCGGCAACATGAATAAAATGGGATATTCATTATCTGCTTATTATTATTTAGGGATGATTGAAGTTAAATCGCAGAATTATTCAGAAGCAGAAAAGTTCTTTTTGAAAGTAATTGATTTAGGTGAAGATAAGCAGGATAACAGTGCGGTTTACAACTATTCGTATGCATCCTATCAATTGGCTTCTGTATATGAAAAACAGCAAAACACGAAGCGGGCTGAATCGTTTTATAAGGATGCGATAAAACGTGTTAAAAAACTAGACGAAAAATCATACGCGTCTACAATCAAAGAAATTACAGCTAATTCTGAAGCAGGTCTGGAACGCCTTAAGCAGCCTAAGAAATAG
- a CDS encoding C40 family peptidase translates to MRYSRLAILFLFVGLLLSCRSAKQKRAKENNKQLKTVTKGNNHESTEKADKVITEARSYIGTPYKFGGTSRAGMDCSGLMLLCFKEVNIQLPRTSAEQSNAGTAIKYSDLKPGDMVFFTDKKGGSKVVHAGLVSIVKGPRDVKFIHSSTKLGVVESDLYVSYYESILIKARRVL, encoded by the coding sequence ATGCGTTATTCCCGGTTAGCCATTCTGTTTCTTTTCGTTGGTTTGTTATTGAGCTGCAGAAGTGCAAAACAAAAACGTGCAAAAGAAAATAACAAACAGCTTAAGACTGTTACAAAAGGAAATAATCATGAAAGTACAGAAAAAGCCGATAAAGTTATAACGGAGGCACGCTCTTATATCGGTACACCTTATAAATTCGGAGGAACGAGCAGAGCAGGTATGGATTGTTCGGGATTGATGCTGCTCTGCTTTAAGGAGGTTAATATTCAACTGCCGCGAACTTCTGCCGAACAAAGCAATGCAGGTACGGCCATTAAATACAGCGACCTGAAGCCTGGGGATATGGTTTTTTTTACCGATAAAAAAGGCGGATCCAAAGTTGTACATGCTGGCTTAGTCAGCATTGTAAAAGGACCGCGGGATGTAAAGTTCATTCATTCCTCTACGAAACTGGGGGTTGTCGAAAGCGATCTGTATGTGAGTTATTATGAAAGTATATTAATAAAAGCCAGACGTGTATTATAA
- a CDS encoding Lrp/AsnC family transcriptional regulator, protein MSIKLDSIDKNILEILQANAKITNSQLATEIGLSPAPTLERVRKLENLGIIKSYHAEVERELLGIGTAVFVSVSLSGHKKHQIMSFVNQMNAIPEVVECHHITGSGDFLLKILAKDINSYQKLILDKLVDIEEIGNMQSMIILSTYKDSKVMPIS, encoded by the coding sequence ATGAGCATTAAATTAGATTCCATTGACAAGAACATCCTGGAAATTCTGCAAGCGAATGCTAAAATTACCAATTCGCAGCTTGCTACAGAAATTGGTTTGTCTCCTGCTCCAACACTTGAGAGAGTGCGGAAACTGGAAAATCTGGGTATAATTAAAAGCTACCATGCGGAAGTAGAAAGAGAATTGTTAGGAATCGGAACAGCGGTATTTGTTTCAGTATCCTTGTCAGGGCATAAGAAGCACCAGATCATGTCTTTTGTAAATCAGATGAACGCTATTCCGGAAGTTGTGGAATGTCATCACATAACCGGCTCAGGAGATTTTTTGCTGAAAATTTTAGCTAAAGACATAAATTCATATCAGAAACTAATTCTGGATAAATTGGTTGATATTGAAGAGATAGGGAACATGCAATCCATGATCATTCTTTCAACATACAAGGATTCTAAAGTTATGCCTATTTCTTAG
- a CDS encoding class I SAM-dependent methyltransferase, whose product MIPYNQSSVSTLQTKERKIDVFSVEGNVDNETVKSFGEEWTAFDSFNETEIYNAGDNYFDIVPETILKHITNALDVGCGTGRWSYYLSEKVGFIECIDPSEAVIAASSLLSGKNNIRISKAGVDNIPFADGTFDFVFSLGVLHHVPDTKKAVHACVQKLKMNGHILLYLYYNLENRGLIFKTLFHLSNSLRWMVSKLPGAIKRFVCDLLAIVIYMPFVIVSRILIKLNLAASVVSRVPLSWYADKSFNIIRNDSLDRFGTPLEQRFSKQQITDMLIHAGCTDIVFADNAPFWRVIAKKK is encoded by the coding sequence ATGATACCGTACAACCAATCATCCGTATCAACACTACAAACTAAAGAAAGAAAAATTGATGTATTTTCTGTTGAAGGAAACGTAGACAATGAAACGGTAAAATCTTTTGGCGAAGAGTGGACGGCGTTTGATTCGTTTAATGAAACTGAAATATATAATGCCGGCGATAACTATTTTGATATTGTACCGGAAACAATATTAAAGCATATAACAAATGCGCTGGATGTTGGCTGCGGCACAGGGCGTTGGTCTTATTACCTGTCAGAAAAAGTTGGGTTTATAGAATGCATTGATCCCAGTGAAGCCGTGATTGCGGCATCTTCATTGCTGTCCGGTAAGAATAACATCCGTATTTCAAAGGCAGGTGTTGACAACATTCCATTTGCTGATGGTACATTTGATTTTGTTTTTAGTCTTGGTGTTTTGCACCATGTGCCTGATACAAAAAAAGCTGTACATGCCTGTGTTCAGAAGTTGAAAATGAATGGACATATATTGTTATATCTCTATTACAATCTGGAAAATCGCGGGCTTATTTTTAAAACACTTTTTCATTTGTCAAATTCGCTGCGCTGGATGGTAAGCAAACTACCCGGAGCAATTAAGCGGTTCGTTTGCGATTTGCTTGCTATAGTAATTTACATGCCTTTTGTTATCGTATCCCGTATACTGATCAAGTTGAATCTGGCAGCTTCAGTTGTTTCCCGTGTGCCCTTGTCGTGGTATGCAGATAAATCATTCAATATAATCCGTAATGATTCATTAGATCGCTTTGGTACGCCATTGGAACAACGGTTTTCAAAGCAGCAAATTACAGACATGCTTATACACGCAGGCTGTACAGATATTGTGTTTGCTGATAATGCACCATTTTGGAGAGTAATCGCTAAAAAGAAATGA
- a CDS encoding GDP-L-fucose synthase — MQVNSKIYVAGHRGMVGSALVRLLEKKGFKNIITRTSKELDLRDQQQVKLFFQAEKPEYVFLAAAKVGGIQANNIYRADFIYDNLIMEANIIHQSFETKVNKLLFLGSSCIYPKMAPQPLREDALLTGVLEPTNEPYAIAKIAGIKMCEAYKDQYGCNFISAMPTNLYGPNDNYDLNNSHVLPALLRKFHEAKVNGTKTVEVWGSGSPLREFLHVDDLAEACLFLMESYNDKGFVNIGSGVDLSIKELATLVKEVVGFEGELVFDATKPDGTPRKLMDVSKIEKLGWKYKIGLKEGITSVYKEAFKAV, encoded by the coding sequence ATGCAAGTAAATAGTAAAATATATGTTGCCGGCCATAGAGGTATGGTTGGTTCTGCACTGGTTCGGTTGTTAGAGAAAAAAGGTTTTAAGAATATTATAACCCGAACGTCCAAAGAACTTGACTTAAGAGATCAGCAGCAGGTCAAACTGTTTTTTCAGGCAGAAAAGCCCGAGTATGTTTTTCTGGCAGCCGCTAAAGTAGGGGGTATTCAGGCAAACAACATTTACCGCGCAGATTTTATCTATGATAATCTTATCATGGAGGCAAATATCATTCACCAGTCATTTGAGACCAAAGTCAATAAATTATTGTTCTTAGGTTCTTCCTGTATTTATCCTAAAATGGCTCCGCAGCCGTTGCGTGAAGATGCATTGCTTACCGGCGTGCTGGAACCAACAAATGAACCGTATGCAATTGCTAAGATTGCCGGAATAAAAATGTGTGAAGCATATAAAGATCAATATGGCTGCAATTTTATTTCTGCTATGCCAACTAATTTATATGGTCCGAATGACAATTATGATCTGAATAATTCACACGTTTTACCAGCGCTTCTGAGAAAATTTCATGAAGCAAAAGTAAATGGTACAAAAACGGTAGAAGTTTGGGGCTCAGGCTCCCCGTTGAGAGAGTTTTTGCATGTAGATGATCTGGCAGAAGCGTGTTTGTTTTTAATGGAAAGCTATAACGACAAAGGCTTCGTAAATATTGGTAGCGGCGTTGATCTAAGCATAAAAGAATTGGCTACTCTCGTAAAAGAAGTAGTAGGTTTTGAAGGCGAATTGGTATTTGATGCTACCAAGCCAGACGGTACTCCGCGTAAATTGATGGATGTTTCTAAAATTGAAAAGTTAGGCTGGAAATATAAAATAGGCTTAAAAGAAGGAATAACTTCTGTATATAAAGAAGCGTTTAAAGCAGTATAA
- the gmd gene encoding GDP-mannose 4,6-dehydratase produces the protein MKKALITGVTGQDGAYLSEFLLKKGYEVHGVKRRSSLFNTDRIDHLYVDQHEKNVKFKLHYGDLTDSTNLIRIIQEVQPDEIYNLGAMSHVKVSFDTPEYTANADGIGTLRILEAIRILGLEKKTKIYQASTSELYGLVQEVPQKESTPFYPRSPYAVAKMYAYWITVNYREAYNMFACNGILFNHESPLRGETFVTRKITRAVARIALGAQDKVYLGNLDSKRDWGHAKDYVEAMWLILQQKKPQDFVIATGVTTTVRDFVKMAFARVGIEVEFKGSGVKETAVVKSCKNKEFQLKKGTVVVAVDKAYFRPTEVDLLIGDPSKCKKILKWKPKYNLAMLVNEMVDADVQLFKKDEYLKKGGFKTLSQFE, from the coding sequence ATGAAGAAAGCATTAATTACAGGAGTAACGGGTCAGGATGGCGCTTATTTGAGCGAGTTTTTATTGAAAAAAGGATACGAAGTTCACGGCGTTAAAAGAAGATCTTCATTGTTTAACACAGATCGTATAGATCATTTATATGTAGATCAGCATGAAAAAAATGTAAAATTCAAGTTACATTATGGTGATTTAACAGATTCTACCAATTTAATCCGCATTATCCAGGAAGTTCAGCCGGATGAAATATATAATTTAGGAGCCATGTCTCACGTAAAAGTGAGCTTTGATACGCCGGAATATACTGCCAATGCAGATGGTATCGGAACACTGCGTATCCTTGAAGCAATCCGTATTTTAGGTTTGGAAAAAAAGACTAAAATCTATCAGGCTTCTACATCTGAACTTTACGGTTTGGTACAGGAAGTTCCGCAAAAAGAATCAACTCCTTTCTACCCGCGTTCTCCTTATGCTGTTGCGAAAATGTATGCATACTGGATCACGGTTAACTATAGAGAAGCATATAACATGTTTGCCTGTAACGGGATTTTGTTTAACCACGAATCTCCATTACGTGGAGAAACATTTGTTACAAGAAAAATTACACGTGCCGTAGCACGTATTGCTTTAGGTGCACAGGATAAAGTTTACTTAGGCAATCTTGATTCAAAGCGTGACTGGGGACATGCAAAAGATTATGTAGAAGCAATGTGGTTAATCCTGCAACAGAAAAAACCACAAGACTTTGTAATTGCTACGGGTGTTACCACAACGGTTAGAGATTTTGTTAAAATGGCGTTTGCCCGTGTTGGTATCGAAGTAGAATTTAAAGGCAGTGGCGTAAAAGAAACAGCTGTTGTTAAATCTTGCAAAAACAAAGAGTTTCAATTAAAAAAAGGAACTGTTGTTGTTGCAGTAGATAAAGCCTATTTCAGACCAACTGAAGTTGATTTGCTGATCGGAGATCCTTCCAAGTGTAAAAAGATTTTAAAGTGGAAACCGAAGTACAACCTTGCTATGCTTGTAAACGAAATGGTTGACGCAGATGTGCAATTATTCAAAAAAGACGAATACCTTAAGAAAGGTGGATTTAAAACATTAAGTCAATTTGAATAG
- a CDS encoding M20/M25/M40 family metallo-hydrolase codes for MQLLKELCSIHAPSGNEEPLKDFILEYIRSNAGSWSYQPVIYADNDLQDCIVLVFGNPRTAVFAHMDSIGFTVSYNNHLHPIGSPSAKEGYRLVGKDSNGDIEGVLKIVDEEWMLETDRLIDRGTEVTFKPDFREEGDFILTPYLDDRLGVWTALELAKTLEHGIIAFTCWEEHGGGSVAYLARWIYETFHVKQSLICDITWVTEGVEAGKGVAISMRDRMIPRKKYVNRIIELARQTDIPFQLEVEGAGASDGRELQLSPYPWDWCFIGAPEKDAHTPNECVHKKDIESMVGLYKYLMEKL; via the coding sequence ATGCAACTTTTAAAAGAACTATGCTCCATACATGCTCCTTCAGGAAATGAAGAGCCGCTTAAGGATTTTATTCTTGAATATATACGGAGTAATGCAGGATCATGGTCATATCAACCGGTAATATATGCGGATAATGATCTGCAGGATTGTATCGTACTTGTTTTTGGCAACCCCCGAACAGCTGTATTTGCGCATATGGATTCAATTGGTTTTACTGTTTCGTATAACAACCACCTGCACCCGATTGGTTCGCCTTCAGCAAAAGAAGGCTACCGGTTAGTAGGTAAAGATTCTAATGGAGACATAGAAGGCGTGTTGAAAATTGTTGATGAGGAATGGATGCTTGAAACAGATCGCCTTATTGATCGTGGAACGGAAGTAACATTCAAACCAGACTTCAGAGAAGAAGGTGACTTTATTTTAACACCCTATCTGGACGACCGCCTTGGTGTATGGACGGCATTGGAACTGGCCAAAACGCTGGAGCACGGGATCATTGCTTTTACGTGCTGGGAAGAACACGGCGGCGGTTCTGTTGCATACCTTGCGCGCTGGATCTATGAAACCTTTCATGTGAAACAATCGCTGATCTGTGACATTACCTGGGTAACAGAAGGCGTGGAAGCAGGAAAAGGTGTTGCAATCTCCATGCGCGACCGGATGATTCCGCGTAAAAAATATGTAAACCGTATTATTGAACTGGCCAGACAAACGGATATTCCGTTTCAACTGGAGGTAGAAGGTGCCGGCGCCAGTGACGGACGTGAACTGCAGCTTTCTCCTTATCCATGGGACTGGTGTTTTATCGGCGCGCCCGAAAAAGATGCCCATACGCCGAATGAATGCGTACATAAAAAGGATATTGAATCGATGGTAGGGTTATATAAGTATTTGATGGAAAAGTTATAA